A window of the Miscanthus floridulus cultivar M001 chromosome 14, ASM1932011v1, whole genome shotgun sequence genome harbors these coding sequences:
- the LOC136503200 gene encoding uncharacterized protein — translation METKIEVADAEAPTATEEVLLQNNDIALSAIHDALDERTFEQIKNIEMAHEVWKKLGESFEGTQVVKDAKAYILKKKFTNFKIKEDESVPEMFYRFQVLINDFKALGEEVKDKDFSHKFLRCYLRDLAYWSLF, via the coding sequence atggagaccaagattgaggtaGCTGATGCTGAAGCTCCCACAGCCAccgaagaagtgctactccaaaacaatgacattgctcttagtgccattcatgatgcattggatgagagaacatttgagcaaatcaagaacattgagatggctcatgaggtgTGGAAGAAGTTGggggaatcatttgagggcacacaaGTGGTGAAGGATgccaaggcatatattctcaagaaGAAGTTTACAAACTTTAAGAttaaggaagatgagagtgtgccggagatgttttataggtttcaagtgcttatcaatgatttcaaagcacttggagaagaggtaaaggataaggacttctcccacaagttcttgagatgttaccTTCGagatttggcatattggtcactattctag